A stretch of the Aegilops tauschii subsp. strangulata cultivar AL8/78 chromosome 4, Aet v6.0, whole genome shotgun sequence genome encodes the following:
- the LOC109767722 gene encoding peptidyl-prolyl cis-trans isomerase: MAAKNPKVFFDILIGQAKAGRVIMELYADKVPRTAANFRQLCTGEAGLGKSGKPLHYKGSAFHRIIPGFMCQGGDFTRGNGTGGESVYGEKFADENFLLRHTGPGVLSMANAGPGTNGSQFFICTAKTPWLDGKHVVFGQVVDGYGVVEKMEAVGSSGGSTAEPVVIEDCGQLADGDQC; the protein is encoded by the coding sequence ATGGCGGCCAAGAACCCCAAGGTCTTCTTCGACATCCTCATCGGCCAGGCCAAGGCGGGGCGGGTCATCATGGAGCTCTACGCCGACAAGGTGCCCAGGACGGCGGCCAACTTCCGGCAGCTCTGCACGGGCGAGGCCGGCCTGGGCAAGAGCGGCAAGCCGCTGCACTACAAGGGGTCGGCCTTCCACCGCATCATCCCGGGCTTCATGTGCCAGGGCGGCGACTTCACCCGCGGCAACGGCACCGGCGGCGAGTCGGTCTACGGCGAAAAGTTCGCCGACGAGAACTTCCTCCTCCGCCACACGGGCCCCGGCGTGCTCTCCATGGCCAACGCCGGGCCCGGCACCAACGGCTCCCAGTTCTTCATCTGCACCGCCAAGACGCCCTGGCTGGACGGCAAGCACGTCGTGTTCGGGCAGGTCGTGGATGGGTACGGCGTCGTGGAGAAGATGGAGGCCGTCGGGTCGTCCGGCGGCTCCACCGCCGAGCCCGTCGTCATCGAGGACTGCGGCCAGCTCGCCGACGGCGACCAGTGCTGA
- the LOC109767737 gene encoding AT-hook motif nuclear-localized protein 20-like codes for MANRWWDEGRLTEAPPSSGLASNHNHQQQQQQLEDAMAAPKVDGESSHSGGGSGQEQDDEPKEGAVVVPANRRPRGRPPGSKNKPKPPIFVTRDSPNALRSHVMEVAGGADVAESIAHFSRRRQRGVCVLSGAGTVADVALRQPSAPGAVVALRGRFEILSLTGTFLPGPSPPGSTGLTVYLAGGQGQVVGGSVVGALTAAGPVMVIASTFANATYERLPLDDAEEDHHQLDATRRHGAPGAGAPLPPMMAGDPSAAGMPMYGVPPNLMPGGGGHAAPEWAAHVRPPY; via the coding sequence ATGGCCAACAGGTGGTGGGACGAAGGCCGGCTGACGGAGGCGCCGCCTTCATCAGGCCTCGCCAGCAACCACAaccaccagcagcagcagcagcagctggagGACGCCATGGCGGCTCCCAAGGTGGACGGGGAGAGCAGCCACAGCGGCGGAGGGAGCGGGCAGGAGCAGGACGACGAGCCCAAGGAGGGCGCGGTGGTGGTGCCGGCCAACCGGCGCCCGCGCGGCCGCCCCCCGGGCTCCAAGAACAAACCCAAGCCGCCCATCTTCGTCACGCGCGACAGCCCCAACGCGCTGCGCAGCCACGTCATGGAGGTGGCCGGCGGCGCCGACGTCGCCGAGTCCATCGCGCACTTCTCCCGCCGCAGGCAGCGCGGCGTCTGCGTGCTCAGCGGCGCCGGCACCGTCGCCGACGTCGCCCTGCGCCAGCCCTCCGCTCCCGGCGCCGTCGTCGCGCTCCGCGGCCGCTTCGAGATACTCTCCCTCACCGGCACCTTCCTCCCCGGGCCCTCGCCGCCCGGGTCCACGGGCCTCACCGTCTACCTCGCAGGCGGGCAGGGGCAGGTGGTCGGGGGCAGCGTCGTGGGCGCGCTCACCGCCGCCGGGCCCGTCATGGTGATCGCGTCCACCTTCGCCAACGCCACGTACGAGCGGCTGCCGCTGGACGACGCCGAGGAGGATCACCATCAGCTCGACGCCACCCGCAGGCACGGCGCCCCCGGCGCTGGTGCTCCACTTCCTCCGATGATGGCCGGCGACCCCTCCGCCGCGGGGATGCCGATGTACGGCGTGCCGCCGAACCTGATGCCGGGAGGTGGCGGGCACGCGGCGCCGGAATGGGCGGCGCATGTACGGCCGCCCTACTAG
- the LOC109767724 gene encoding uncharacterized protein, with amino-acid sequence MGSRYEVEVTVGSARDLKNVNWRNGDLKPYAVLWIDAGARCSTRVDLDNGDNPSWDEKVVVPLPPASRLEDAVLYIDVVHANAAEGVKPLVGSARLPLRDVVDDAGVGGKVSRNLRLKRPSGRPQGKLDVRVAVKEPARYYDSNVPGGYPAPAGYGSSRDAYGGGYGAGAGPYGAAAGAGGYGAYAAAAPPSGYPGYGSTAPPPQAAAAPYGAAPPPYGAAPPTQGAGGYGSSVQPAYGAAPPTQGAGGYGSSAQPAYGGAQPGQAAGYGGTTGVGLDQSGGKTKKKGMGMAGGLAVGAAAGVLGGLALAGGASYVEHKIEDHVTERVEEDMYRGGGYDDYGGDDDY; translated from the coding sequence ATGGGCTCGCGGTACGAGGTGGAGGTGACCGTGGGCTCCGCCCGCGACCTCAAGAACGTCAACTGGCGCAACGGCGACCTCAAGCCCTACGCCGTGCTCTGGATCGACGCCGGCGCGCGCTGCTCCACCCGCGTCGACCTCGATAACGGCGACAACCCCAGCTGGGACGAGAAGGTCGTCGTCCCGCTCCCGCCCGCCAGCCGCCTGGAGGACGCCGTGCTCTACATCGACGTCGTCCACGCCAACGCCGCCGAGGGGGTCAAGCCGCTCGTCGGCTCGGCCCGCCTCCCGCTCCGCGACGTCGTCGACGACGCCGGCGTCGGGGGCAAGGTGTCGAGGAACCTGAGGCTGAAGCGGCCCTCCGGGAGGCCCCAGGGGAAGCTTGACGTCCGCGTCGCCGTCAAGGAGCCGGCCAGGTACTACGACTCCAACGTCCCTGGTGGCTACCCGGCGCCCGCCGGGTACGGCTCCTCCCGGGATGCGTACGGTGGTGGGTATGGTGCCGgagctggcccgtacggcgccgcGGCGGGGGCCGGAGGCTACGGCGCGTACGCGGCCGCGGCGCCTCCGTCGGGGTACCCGGGCTACGGCTCCACCGCGCCGCCTCCCCAGGCTGCCGCAGCACCGTACGGCGCCGCTCCACCGCCCTACGGCGCCGCGCCCCCGACCCAGGGAGCGGGCGGGTACGGCTCCTCTGTTCAGCCGGCATACGGCGCCGCGCCCCCGACCCAGGGAGCGGGCGGGTACGGCTCCTCTGCTCAGCCGGCGTACGGCGGCGCGCAGCCGGGTCAGGCGGCGGGGTACGGTGGCACGACGGGCGTGGGCCTGGACCAGAGCGGcgggaagacgaagaagaagggGATGGGGATGGCGGGCGGGCTGGCggtgggcgcggcggcgggcgtgcTGGGCGGGCTGGCGCTGGCGGGCGGGGCGAGCTACGTGGAGCATAAGATCGAGGACCACGTGACGGAGCGCGTGGAGGAGGACATGTACCGCGGCGGTGGGTACGACGACTACGGCGGCGACGACGACTACTAG
- the LOC109767727 gene encoding uncharacterized protein, with amino-acid sequence MADSGGSDWEVVSLTASTYAAAPGPISPIHDTADKAESPLLLLPNPPAPPAHFFMSQHFNLPPLFGTHLENNSGGQELESDPAMSDGDADHLNMPICPENYRDSGRDDLQVEGGGGEELQRTTMLCSLADATAGADAAADATAATLPAPAPAPAPAATQTVAAPSGGVVPCKSCNAAQAQAQAQAQAWWEKTFSFPRQGGNGNGNGNGGTQPLLAFRFVFVAGKLQLQEQDHLSTVPEFVGVHGQTQKISCVVTEPLGQVKGSMLGGGSPVAQQG; translated from the exons ATGGCGGACAGCGGCGGCAGCGACTGGGAGGTGGTGTCGCTCACGGCCTCCACCTACGCCGCCGCCCCAGGACCAATCTCGCCCATCCACGACACCGCTGACAAAGCAGAGTCGCCTCTTCTTCTCCTCCCAAATCCTCCCGCTCCCCCTGCACATTTCTTCATGTCCCAGCACTTCAATCTGCCACCGCTTTTCGGTACCCATCTTGAGAATAATAGCGGAGGCCAAGAATTAGAATCCGACCCTGCCATGTCGGACGGCGATGCCGACCATCTCAACATGCCCATCTGCCCAGAAAACTACCGCGACAGCGGGAGGGATGATCTGcaggtggaaggaggaggaggagaggaactgCAGCGAACCACCATGCTCTGCTCCCTTGCTGACGCTACtgcaggtgcagatgctgctgctgatGCCACTGCTGCTACCCTGcctgctcctgctcctgctcctgctcctgcCGCCACGCAGACGGTGGCTGCTCCTTCCGGCGGAGTCGTCCCTTGCAAAAGTTGCAATGCCGCTCAGGCTCAGGCTCAGGCTCAGGCTCAGGCGTGGTGGGAGAAGACCTTCTCCTTCCCGCGTCAAGGtgggaatgggaatgggaatgggaatggcGGCACACAGCCCCTCCTCGCCTTCCGCTTCGTCTTCGTCGCCGGCAAACTGCAGCTTCAGGAACAAGACCACCTCAGCACTGTCCCTGAATTCGTCGGCGTCCACGGCCAAACCCAG AAGATAAGCTGCGTGGTGACTGAGCCACTTGGTCAGGTGAAAGGCAGCATGCTTGGTGGAGGAAGCCCTGTTGCTCAGCAGGGGTAA
- the LOC109767725 gene encoding uncharacterized protein: MQQARAAAGEDSSSSSSAHTVNAAAVVLAAAARSSDGLRPQLHHHHLHGHDHDPSAAATKKRWWSRLSSTLCFRPHFHAHPRRVIADAYADGDTPPRPLAAASHTASASAYVHQAPPAHPVFAFAAPPSSPASSLFQSEAPSPVLLDLHGTAGSSPGMFAVGPYARGPQQLVSPPVLYSALTTEPSTAPRTPPATTGPSSPEVPFARFVDDGGHELLFHHAAYQLRQQGRPLVSPEPGSPSSPRLFRKLHRRSQQGSLLDGHVPVASSREGADARDVDDEEEEDEVPDSAGEFVFGHADDRGAAPEEDIDGKNWHFFPMATGEQHAKI, translated from the exons ATGCAACAGGCAAGGGCAGCGGCAGGGGaggacagcagcagcagcagcagcgcgcaCACGGTGAACGCAGCCGCCGTCGTTCTGGCCGCCGCCGCGCGGAGCAGCGACGGCCTGCGCCCccagctccaccaccaccatctccacgGCCACGACCACGACCCCTCCGCCGCCGCTACG AAGAAACGGTGGTGGTCGCGGCTGTCGTCCACGCTCTGCTTCCGCCCGCACTTCCACGCCCACCCGCGCCGCGTCATCGCCGATGCCTACGCAGACGGAGACACGCCGCCACGCCCGCTCGCCGCAGCATCCCACACGGCATCAGCATCGGCTTACGTCCACCAGGCCCCGCCTGCCCACCCGGTCTTCGCCTTCGCcgcgccgccctcgtcgccggccTCCTCGCTCTTCCAGTCGGAGGCGCCATCACCGGTCCTCCTCGACCTCCACGGCACCGCCGGCAGCTCGCCCGGCATGTTCGCCGTGGGGCCCTACGCGCGCGGGCCGCAGCAGCTGGTGTCGCCCCCCGTGCTCTACTCCGCGCTCACCACCGAGCCCTCCACCGCGCCGCGCACGCCCCCGGCCACCACGGGCCCCTCCTCCCCCGAGGTCCCCTTCGCGCGCTTCGTCGACGACGGCGGGCACGAGCTGCTGTTCCACCACGCCGCGTACCAGCTGCGGCAGCAGGGGAGACCCCTCGTCTCGCCGGAGCCGGGGTCCCCTTCGTCGCCGAGGCTGTTCCGGAAGCTGCACCGGCGCAGCCAGCAGGGCTCGCTTCTCGACGGCCACGTCCCCGTCGCCTCCTCGCGTGAGGGCGCCGACGCCAGGGACGtagacgatgaggaggaggaggacgaggtgcCCGATAGCGCCGGGGAGTTCGTGTTCGGCCATGCCGACGACCGTGGCGCCGCGCCGGAGGAGGACATAGACGGCAAGAACTGGCATTTCTTCCCCATGGCCACGGGTGAGCAGCACGCTAAGATCTAA